One genomic region from Fictibacillus marinisediminis encodes:
- a CDS encoding GNAT family N-acetyltransferase, which produces MSEIFIRRGTIEDSLSLSYLMGDLGYPTTEEEMRDRLTYILQDPSYICFVACYNDLVIGMIGLVKGYYFEKNGTYLRIIALVVCEEYQGNGFGKSLVRHAEEWAEEQGCTSIVLHSGKHRTDTHEFYRNLDYDDTGLRFIKVMI; this is translated from the coding sequence ATGAGTGAAATTTTCATTCGGAGGGGGACGATTGAGGATAGCCTGTCTCTCTCTTATTTAATGGGCGATCTCGGCTATCCTACCACCGAAGAAGAAATGAGAGACCGATTAACATATATTCTTCAGGATCCTTCCTACATTTGCTTTGTCGCTTGCTATAATGATCTTGTCATTGGAATGATCGGTCTCGTCAAGGGCTATTATTTCGAGAAGAACGGGACGTATTTGAGGATTATTGCCCTCGTGGTCTGTGAGGAGTATCAAGGAAATGGATTCGGCAAATCGTTAGTGCGCCATGCGGAAGAGTGGGCAGAGGAACAAGGGTGCACATCCATCGTTCTCCACAGCGGAAAACACCGTACCGATACCCATGAGTTCTACCGTAACCTTGACTATGACGATACCGGACTCCGCTTTATAAAAGTTATGATTTAA